One part of the Sciurus carolinensis chromosome 6, mSciCar1.2, whole genome shotgun sequence genome encodes these proteins:
- the LOC124987126 gene encoding high mobility group protein B2-like, whose translation MGKGDPNKPRGKMYSYAFFVQTCREEHKKKHPDSSVNFAEFSKKCSERWKTMSAKEKSKFEDMAKSDKARYDREMKNYVPPKGDKKGKKKDPNAPKRPPSVFFLFCSEHRPKIKSEHPGLSIGDTAKKLGEMWSEQSAKDKQPYEQKAAKLKEKYEKDIAAYRAKGKSEAGKKGPGRPTGSKKKSEPEDEEEEEEEEEDEDDEEEEEDEE comes from the coding sequence ATGGGTAAAGGAGACCCCAACAAGCCGAGGGGCAAAATGTACTCGTACGCCTTCTTCGTGCAGACCTGCCGGGAAGAGCACAAGAAGAAACACCCGGACTCCTCCGTCAACTTCGCCGAATTCTCCAAGAAATGCTCGGAGAGATGGAAGACCATGTCTGCAAAGGAAAAGTCGAAGTTTGAAGATATGGCAAAAAGTGACAAAGCTCGCTATGACAGGGAGATGAAAAATTACGTTCCTCCCAAAGgtgataagaaaggaaagaagaaagatcccAATGCTCCTAAGAGACCACCAtctgtcttcttcctgttttgctCTGAACATCGCCCAAAGATCAAAAGTGAACACCCAGGCCTGTCCATTGGGGATACTGCAAAAAAACTGGGTGAAATGTGGTCTGAGCAGTCAGCCAAAGATAAACAGCCATATGAACAGAAAGCAGCTAAGCTAAAGGAGAAGTATGAAAAGGATATTGCTGCATACCGTGCTAAGggcaaaagtgaagcaggaaagaAGGGTCCTGGCAGGCCAACAGGCTCAAAGAAGAAGAGTGAACcagaagatgaagaggaagaagaggaggaagaggaggatgaagatgatgaggaagaggaggaggatgaagaatAA